AGGCGCCGGCGGTCCACGTCAGCCTCAACACTCTGCCTCAAACAGCCCAGCAAAACAACAATGCTCAAATGCCCACCATTCATGTCAATCTGAACTCATACTCAGTCAATGGCCAACAAGCTCAGCAAGAAAGCTCATCTCCTCCTACCAATGCAGCCAATAATAACACTTCACAAACCCAACAAAACTTGATAGATGCAGGGCAGTCAGTCCCCAGAATGCAAACTGGGCAGTCCTATCGCAGTGACCCGCGGCTGAATGGCCACATAGACGCAGATCACCGAGGTCAGCCTGGACTCATCCCCACAGGTTACACACATTATAACGGTAATAACACTTCTCAGAGAAATGCCAACACGCAGACGTACCAGCAGGAGCCAGAACCTCATAGAAGATCTGATAGACATGACACCACTGTCAGTTCCTCACGACGACAGGTGCCTTTGGATCTCCTCCGAGGGACTCCAGCTTATCCAAATGGAACGCTTCAGAGAGGACATACATCATCCGAGTTCTCCTCTGACACTACAGACTACACTACCCATCCTCCCATACGAGAGGAAAGAACGCCAAACAGAACTCAGCCTTCACCCCGGGGCCAAACCACTTCCCGGAGCAGAGCTCCACGCAGACGAGATGCACCAtcagtagacagacagacacggaGCCGTTCAGCTGATCTTCTAGTCCCAAATAGTCATAGTGCAACACAGCTTGAGgctgcacaccacacacagagaagcCCCCTTACACAAAGGGAGACTGTTCAACGAGACATCAGAGGTTTGCCTGGTAGCCAGACCGCCTCCAGGCAGGAAGCCACACAGAGCAATAACCTCCAGGCAATGCCTGTCATGAACCAACACACTTTTGTGGGCCGCTCTGCGTTGTCACAAGGACCCATAATACAACAGGGACCGGCCACAGTGCATAGTGCTGATGCGAGAGCTTTGGCTGATCCTAATCACCTTCCACAGGCACACATGGCCGAGCAACATAAAGTAGCACCAATCCAAAAACCACAACAAGGCCTGGGCACAGAGACACAGCCTGTCATAATCGGTGCCAGTCAACCTCGCCAAGGAGGCACAGCTCCAGTCCCGCACTCTCCTGCCCAGCATAATCCCAGTAACCTAACCCAGGCTGCACTTAAAGCCCACACTGAGAGGGCTCAAACATTTCAGAATCGGAACCAGCAGACCCTAGCTGCCCTTATTCACTCTGGAGCACAGACACAAGCTCCTGCTGCCGGGGCTCAGCACCCACCGACTCCTCCTCCTGTTATCCCCCTCACACAGTTCCACGCCCTCCCCAAGAAGCACACCCAGCACAAATCCCCAGTTAGAGGTCCTCAGCCCCCCAGACCTCCTGTTAACGTACCGGTGGCTCAGCGACACCTACAAGTGCAACAGCGTCCCAACGTGCAGCATCATCCTGCCACGATGCCCGCCaatcgtcatcatcaccatcctGGAAATGGCCACACGCATATCGGTGCACATAGGCATGCCCATGCTCATGCCCGTGGCCCCGGGCACCCTGCCCACTTCACCCACCCACGGCAGGTGAGTGACACACAGCATGGTAGTTTGAAACTGTAGCCAATGGATGGAATGTGTTAGTTGATATTTCAGGTTTCCAGCAGATGGATCTTTCTCAGATGAGCACTTACAGCTGTCAACATCATGTCAAACTTCCTGTTCACTCACATTTGTGCAGTGTTATAGGCCTGCCTGTACCTGCACCTTCTCCTCTgcagtttgtgcttttgtctgtaGTGTGCATTTCTTGAACGATGCTTGACGGATCTTGGATTTCGATGATTGACAGTCTTctcagtgcagtaaaaatgtatttagtcTTGAGTGTTTCTGACATTGTGGCAGTTTTTAAAAGTagctttgtgtgtcagaggttCAGCCTCTTCTTCTGCATGACATGTTGGCAATGAAGGGCTTGTTGTGTCTTTCCAGCAACCGGCTCACAGAGGGAGACCAAGATGATGACAGATGTCAGCAGACGACAGCCTACAATGTCCCGCAtccactgacacaaacaaacagctgacagacatGATCCAATATACCACCAAGCAAGACTGACTGCACACGtttctgcacacagaaaagCTGTTATATCCTGGTATCTCAGACCTAAAGTAAGgtttttttgtgataaaatggAACTTTTTGGAATATAGATCTGCTTTCACAGGAAGAAGTGATAAATTATCTCAAAGGAGGAGACATGATCTGCCTGTTTTAAATTTGACTAAATTAAATAggtgaaatgaaactgaaggaTTTTGATATAAAATGCTCCCCATTCAACAACCCCtatctccaaacacacacacacacacactctggtaCATATACCCACATGTGTTGCACTATTTTGACTTCTGAAGCACTGGTCATGAATCAAACTTTGCCAATAGCCTGCTCAGAGTTGACAGGTTCAGTGATCCATAGCTCTTGACCAAGCTCACATCTCTTCCTCCATTCATCATCAGGACTAAACAACACCACCTTGACAAAATGCATTTGAGGCGCTTGCATGGTTCCCTGCGTGTAAGATTATCTTAAGAAGATCTAAAGGTGGCAGACAGTAAATGAGAAGAGACTCTGCACGAGACGGACTTGTCCCCTGGGGGCAGCGACAGTTGAAAGAAGAAATTAGCCATAGGGGGTGATCATAATATATACAGAACTATTTATTTCGCTCCTTCTGTTTACAGATGCCTCTCATGACACTTCTCAATTAAGGGGATTCGCCTCAGCGGAGCTCAGAAGTAATGCTCAGCTAACTATGAAGGGGATCCCACGAATGAATGGGCACTTATTAATTAAATGCTTTTATGCGACTTAAATGAGTTGGAAAATAATCACACCCGTACATGAATGATGTCAGCACAAAGACCTGAGCTGCCACGCTTTCT
This sequence is a window from Scatophagus argus isolate fScaArg1 chromosome 9, fScaArg1.pri, whole genome shotgun sequence. Protein-coding genes within it:
- the si:dkeyp-97a10.3 gene encoding uncharacterized protein si:dkeyp-97a10.3, which codes for MRQPLLLISLSLAVLLSANVVAQDPVQIEFQPDPVLVQTGTEVVFTVLTVSQILSMTWLYKGETLGLWAGGAPVINTVPQFQGRLTISATQLRIGGAQLRDAGNYTVQVTPTATTGLAPNSRSIQLRVFDAVAGVSLSVPTIAVEGRNVSLSCTWTAGTDITVQWGKGGATVAPDSRITISGGSLVINPARRSDAGQYTCTASNPVSAQTATQSLTVYYGPDTPVLTKDTPKDCVGGGDVLVGQTVRLTCMSDSLPPALFSWQHNGQPVATGQPDSGVLSLQTISTNDSGRYVCTARNSITGGTSEQGTDLAIVDTCLNAGEVAGIVIGCLLLIIIIALLIWFIVLLRRRRELRQRDTVFIQKSNPNPGPAPPDPQPNDARDLGQGPDPPLHHLNTHTRHPDRLYAVPWENRGNPQTLLLNGLHDADARRHNGHTHTNRLLHDSAQNNNSSPHNGIDNPAFTHTDAQNANTLQSTQQQNPNILIQAGPAQGGTQAPAVHVSLNTLPQTAQQNNNAQMPTIHVNLNSYSVNGQQAQQESSSPPTNAANNNTSQTQQNLIDAGQSVPRMQTGQSYRSDPRLNGHIDADHRGQPGLIPTGYTHYNGNNTSQRNANTQTYQQEPEPHRRSDRHDTTVSSSRRQVPLDLLRGTPAYPNGTLQRGHTSSEFSSDTTDYTTHPPIREERTPNRTQPSPRGQTTSRSRAPRRRDAPSVDRQTRSRSADLLVPNSHSATQLEAAHHTQRSPLTQRETVQRDIRGLPGSQTASRQEATQSNNLQAMPVMNQHTFVGRSALSQGPIIQQGPATVHSADARALADPNHLPQAHMAEQHKVAPIQKPQQGLGTETQPVIIGASQPRQGGTAPVPHSPAQHNPSNLTQAALKAHTERAQTFQNRNQQTLAALIHSGAQTQAPAAGAQHPPTPPPVIPLTQFHALPKKHTQHKSPVRGPQPPRPPVNVPVAQRHLQVQQRPNVQHHPATMPANRHHHHPGNGHTHIGAHRHAHAHARGPGHPAHFTHPRQQPAHRGRPR